The uncultured Umboniibacter sp. genome includes the window GACTAAACAAGGGAGCCAAAAAACGCGATCCATAACCCAGAGCATAGAAGAACGTAAAGGATGCACTCATAGCCCCCAGCGCAAAGGCCAGCTGATTGGGTTGGTACTGCGTTGAAATGGAGCCCAGTAGGATAACGGTATCTAGATACACATGAGGGTTGAGCCAGGTGAATGCCAAGCACATCAAAATGGCTTTGCTTAGCGAGGCGTTCACATTCTGCGCCGTATCTAGCGCATGACTCTGAGTGAATGCAGATTTAAAGCTCAAGCCACCGTAGATCAGGAGAAAGGCAGCGCCACCGTAGCGGGCAAACTGTTCGATGCTTGGGAACTGCGCAACAACTACGCCAAAACCGGCTACACCGAGCCCTATTAGGATAGCATCTGAGATAGCACAGACAGTGCATACTGCCAGAACATGCTGACGCTTAATCCCCTGTTTCAGCACAAAAGCATTCTGCGATCCGATGGCAAGAATCAACGATAAACCTAGCGAAAAACCCGCAGCAAATGTAGACATCATGGTGAAGCTTTTCCCGAAGAAGTCATTGGGGAGCGAAAATCGATAACTCGATTCACTAATTGTGTAATTACACCACTATCATTACTTTTAACCTACAAATCTAGTATTTTAGATGATATGCAACCACTGGTTGACAAGAAAACAAGCTCACTTGGTAGTTTGCAACCGCCCAGATTCCTAAGCTAGAGGCTCAATTTAACACCAGGGGATGGACCCATGATACTTGCCGCAAAAATTATACAACTTCGCAAACAAGCTAATTGGTCGCAGGAAGAATTGGCCGACAAAATTAACGTCTCGAGACAGTCAGTCTCCAAATGGGAGAGCACCAACAGCATCCCTGACCTCAACAAGATTATCAAGCTTGCCGACTTATTTGAGGTGTCTACCGATTACCTTTTACGGGACGAACTGGAAGCTCCAGCGGCTGCCGATGAGCGAATAGAAACTAACAACATCGAAGTCAATCTTGACCATGCTGGCAAATATGTCCAAAGCAAGATTGAAGCGGCCGCACTGACCACTAAGGGCGTCATCCTATGTGTCTGCTCAGTTATACCGCTATTCTTTCTTATGGCCATGGAGGATACCGGCCGACTGAATATCAACGGAGACATCGCCACTGCCGGTGGCATTATGAGCATACTAGTTATGGTCTCATTAGGCGTCAGCTACTTTATCAAGATGAATCAATACGAAGCCGATTTCGATACGATAGATAACGAAAAGTTCGAGCTGTCCTATGGGGTACACAGTGTATTCCAGGAGAAGCTGAAGCAGTTTAGGCCCATCTACAACAGACGCCTATCCCTTGGAATATTCCTATTTATTAGCAGCTTCGCGCCACTCATGCTAACGGCCATTCTTAACGGAAGTGACGAGTTAGTTAAGCTAATGCTGATTGTGCTGATGTTGATGATTGCTGCCGGTCTGTATTTAGTTATTCCCGCTTCAACCGAATATGAAGCCTATAGCAACATTCTCAAAGAGAACCACGTGGAGACGGTTAAGAGCAGGAGAGCTAAGCGAGCCGAGAAACTAGCCGCTTTCTACTGGCCGCTACTGGTCGCAGTTTTTCTGGGTTGGAGCCTTTGGACAATGGACTGGGGGGTTACCTGGATCATCTGGCCCGTTGGTGCCGTGTTGTTTGGAGCGCTGATAGGATTGATGGAGCTGTTCGCCAAGGATGACAACTAATTAAACTAAGCGGCATTTGGGAGGAGAACTCATGATTCGAATATTTAGTGTACTAGCCATCACTTTATTTCTCGACTCGAATGCCGTTGCATCAGGTGAGCAAGAACTGGAGCTCACCTAATGCGTTAATAAGTTTCGAGAGCGAATGCCGAAGCAACTTATGATTATTAAATATCCAGCTTTATGGGCAAACCTACAAAATCTAAACCTCAGCCAGATTACCCTTATCTTCCAACCAAGTCTTACGATCCCCAGCGCGTTTCTTTGCCAAGAGCATATCCATGGTTCCCATAGTGTCATCGCCTGGTTCAACATAGAGCTGAATTAACCGGCGGGTATCTGGGTTCATGACCGTTTCGCGCAACTGCGACGGATTCATTTCACCCAAACCTTTGAATCGTAATACATGTGGCGTGCCGCGTTTCTTTTCTACGCGGAATTTTTCCAAAATATGCTCTTTCTCTTGCTCATCAAGGGCGTAGTAAACCTCTTTGCCCAAATCAATTCGAAATAGCGGTGGCATGGATACGTATACGTGCCCAGCGGTCACCAGCGGTTTGAAGTGGCGAACGAAGAGTGCACAGAGAAGCGTCGCGATGTGAAGTCCATCGGAGTCCGCGTCAGCCAAAATACAGATTTTGCCGTAGCGTAAACCCTCTAGGTTATCTGAGCCGGGCTCAACACCTATGGCGATGGCGACGTCATGAACAGTTTGCGATGCGAGTACATCCACGGCGTCGACTTCCCAAGTATTAAGGATCTTACCGCGCAGTGGCAAAATAGCTTGGAAGATACGATCACGCGCCTGCTTAGCAGAACCTCCCGCCGAATCACCCTCTACGAGGAATAGTTCGCCGCGTTCGGTCTCCGCACTAGAACAATCTGCTAATTTTCCTGGCAGCGCCGGACCGCTAGTCACCTTTTTACGCGTAACTTTTTTGGCTTTACGGAGACGGGACTGAGCATTGTTAATACACATTTCCGCGATGGCTTCCGCTTCCGCGGTATGTTGGTTTAGCCACAGACCAAAGGCATCCTTCGCCACGCCGCTAATAAAGCTTGCCGCTTCGCGTGATGACAATCGCTCCTTGGTTTGCCCAGAAAACTGCGGATCGGCCAATTTGGCTGACAACACGTAGGAGCATTTATCCCAGATATCCTCAGGACTTAGCTTAATACCGCGAGGCATTAGGCTACGGAATTCACAGAACTCACGAATTGCTTCTAGCAGACCGGTTCGTAACCCATTTACATGGGTACCGCCCTGAGCTGTGGGAATCAAGTTAACATAGCTTTCAGTGGTGAGCTCACCACCTTCCGGCAGCCACTGTACCGCCCATTCAGCCGCTTCGCTGGAACCGGAGAATGTACCCACAAACGGTGCTGCGGGCAGCACCTCCCAACCGTTAGTTCGGCCGGAGAGATAATCCTTCAGTCCGTCTTTGTAAAACCATTGATCTTTCTCGCCGGAAGCTTCGTCATGGAAGTTCACCGTAAGACCCGGGCAGAGTACGGCTTTCGCTCGCAGCACATGGCGCAGCCGGCTAAGAGAGAATTTAGGGGAATCGAAATACTTGGCGTCCGGCATGAAGCGAACCTGGGTTCCGGTATTCCGTTGTCCACAGCTATCAATAACGCTCAGTTCGCTAGCTTTATTACCGTCTCGGAAGCTCATACGATGGACTTCACCACCGCGGCGAATGGTTACTTCAAGACCTAAACTCAAGGCGTTCACTACCGATACACCAACCCCGTGCAAACCGCCCGAAAACTGATAGTTGTCATTGGTGAATTTACCACCGGAGTGCAATGTGGTGAGAATAACTTCGACGCCCGGCTTACCTTGCTCCGGGTGCATATCCACTGGCATACCACGACCGTTATCGGTGACCGACATCGAGCCGTCCTTAAACAGCACCACGTCAATTTTATTACAGTGTCCTGCTAACGCCTCGTCCACCGAGTTATCGATGATCTCCTGCGCCAAGTGGTTTGGCCGGGTGGTTTCGGTATACATACCCGGGCGTTTACGGACTGGATCCAGACCGGTTAATACTTCAATCGATTCTGAGGTGTAGTTCGACATAGCTTCCGTCACATAAATCGTGATAAAAATCGGTGAATAGCGGGGAGGTAACGCGGGTAGTCCACAAAGCTGTGATCACCGCCATACTCAATAGAGCATTTTGCGCTCGCGTAGCGCTCCGTCGCCTGTTTAAAATCTAGTGTCGCATCATGCGTCTGAACCATCAACCACAAAGATTGCGGCGCGCCAATCTCATCACTCGTTAGGCCTTCCAAAAAGTCCACATCGGCTTGGCTAAACTCAAAGTAACGATCCGTGTGCCAAAACTTATTGGTGCCTATGTGATCGCGCAGCGCATTCGCTGGTGTTACTGCGGGATTAATCATAACTGCCGGAATCTTAAGGTATCGATGCACCGCGTTGGCATAAAAACCGCCCAGAGATGAGCCTAAGACACCACTCGGCTGGGTGCTTTCCACCAGCTGTTGAATCTGCTGCCAGGCTTGCTCTGGCGAAATAGCTAACTGCGGCGCGTGCACCGTAACCTCCGGATGGTGTTCCGCATACCAGTTGAGGGTTTGCTGAGCCTTTAGAGATTGCGGGGAACTCGCAAAGCCGTGCAAATACAACAGGTCTTTCAATCAACTACTCCAACGCGGCGCACTTCGGTGTGATAGCTGCCATCAACATTAAGACTAAAACGTCTATAGCCTGGGGCGAGGGTCTTATCTAGCGCGAAATCCACTGCCCCCGCCTTAAACTGGCGGCTTGTAGCGGGCGTGCAATACCAATCAACACCGGCAAAACTGGCGCTTTTCTCCTGATGGACATGGCCATTAGCTAGCCATTGTACCTGCTGATTTGCTGAGACTATTTCCGCTAGGTCATCGCCGTCGCGCAGGCACTGTGGGTCAATCCACTCAGTACCCACTGGTTCAGGTGGATGATGAACAAATATACCCACATAATCCGCTGTCTTAGTTAACCAGTGGCTAAAGTTGTTCAGTTGCTGCTCACCAATACGACCCCATACCTTGCGCGGTACCGCGGAGTTTAAAAATGCCAACTTCCAGCCAGGAAGCGTCCATTCGCGTACTAACGACTGACCTAGTTCAACTTCCATGACCGCTGGATCATCATGGTTGCCGGGCACCCAAACAACCGGCGTATTGGGTAGAATTTGTTTTACTAACACGCCAATTTGCCGATAGGCTTCCGCGCAGCCATCGTCGGCGATATCTCCGCTAACCACCAATAAATCAACCGGATTTGCAGCGATATCCTGTAAAACAGCCGTACAGCCTGTTACGAATTTTGGCTTAGTGGTTGCGCTAAAATGACAATCGCTAATCTGCGCGATCGTCGCAACTATTCCTTCCATGGCCACTCCCAGTTCATCGGACTCTTGCCAAATTTATCACAATGCGCCAGCCATTCGCGAACAAAACGATGCAACTGCGCCTTTTCATCGGGATGTAGCATTCGATCATTGGGATAGGGGTACTTCGGCAATAATTGATGGAGGTGATCACAGCGAACAATATCGGCAATGCTGGCATCATGATAAGCACGAATTTGCATCGCAAAGCCGCGAGTGAAGGTGGAGTCCGACTTGGGCGTTAATTGAATTACCGCGGTGTAGGGAGTCACCTCTACCACCTCCAGATGCACATCGTTCTGGTAATCTTCGTCACCCATTACCAGCGTTCGGCTTGCGTGCAGCGACATCTTGCCCAAAAAACGCGATAGCAGCAGGTAAATCAGTTCGCCGTCGCGTTGCAGCGCAGCTAAGTCTACGGAATATTTCACTTCACACTCAAGCTCGTATAGTTGAGTAGCAGCCACTGCAAACAGATGATCGTCGCGGAGTTATCCACCGCACCTGTCTGCATGAGTTGCTGCGCTTCAGGAATAGAGTAGGTGGCTAAGCGAATATCTTCGTTCTCAGACTCCAGGCCAAAAACCCCGCCAACATTTTCTAGATCCACTAAAGCGCAATACAGGTAAAAACGTTCGTCCACACCGCCCGGACTTACTAGGTAGTCGCAGATAGGCAACAACTGATCCACCGTTACCGTGACGCCCGCTTCCTCAAAGGACTCTCGAGCGGCCACTTGCTTTGGACTTTCATCGGTATCAATCATTCCGGCCACAACTTCGTGCAACCAGGGCGACCCATCTCTAGCTAGCGCCCCAATACGAAACTGCTCTACCAAAGCAACCCTATAAAAATGTGGGTCATAGAGTAACACTCCCACCGCGTTACCACGCTGAAAGAGCTCACGAGATAACCACGGGGTCATCTCACCATCGAATTTGCGATGACGCAGGGTAAGTTTAGATATCTTAAAGAACCCGTCATAACATACGTCGGTAGACGAGACTTCTACATCATCCTTACCAAGTTGCTTAGTCATATTCAGTCCTGATTGGATAATTTAAAATTGGCGCGCTCAGTTGATTCGCTAACAATCGTTGCTTTCCCCATGACATTAAACACCACGGCTTATTTTTCTGGCTAATTCCCTTATACTAGACGCTACAGCACCTCAATAACAGATGAGTAAAGTAGCGCACTATGAAGTTGGCCTCTCAAACCACGACCATTGGAACTTGGGCGCTCGCCATTAAGCGAACGCTAGACGCTCGTGGGGTTAACGGTGACAAAC containing:
- a CDS encoding NUDIX domain-containing protein, with the translated sequence MTKQLGKDDVEVSSTDVCYDGFFKISKLTLRHRKFDGEMTPWLSRELFQRGNAVGVLLYDPHFYRVALVEQFRIGALARDGSPWLHEVVAGMIDTDESPKQVAARESFEEAGVTVTVDQLLPICDYLVSPGGVDERFYLYCALVDLENVGGVFGLESENEDIRLATYSIPEAQQLMQTGAVDNSATIICLQWLLLNYTSLSVK
- a CDS encoding LysE/ArgO family amino acid transporter encodes the protein MMSTFAAGFSLGLSLILAIGSQNAFVLKQGIKRQHVLAVCTVCAISDAILIGLGVAGFGVVVAQFPSIEQFARYGGAAFLLIYGGLSFKSAFTQSHALDTAQNVNASLSKAILMCLAFTWLNPHVYLDTVILLGSISTQYQPNQLAFALGAMSASFTFFYALGYGSRFLAPLFSQPKAWKVLEFLVGIIMVSIALSLIV
- a CDS encoding helix-turn-helix transcriptional regulator, producing MILAAKIIQLRKQANWSQEELADKINVSRQSVSKWESTNSIPDLNKIIKLADLFEVSTDYLLRDELEAPAAADERIETNNIEVNLDHAGKYVQSKIEAAALTTKGVILCVCSVIPLFFLMAMEDTGRLNINGDIATAGGIMSILVMVSLGVSYFIKMNQYEADFDTIDNEKFELSYGVHSVFQEKLKQFRPIYNRRLSLGIFLFISSFAPLMLTAILNGSDELVKLMLIVLMLMIAAGLYLVIPASTEYEAYSNILKENHVETVKSRRAKRAEKLAAFYWPLLVAVFLGWSLWTMDWGVTWIIWPVGAVLFGALIGLMELFAKDDN
- a CDS encoding DUF1249 domain-containing protein is translated as MKYSVDLAALQRDGELIYLLLSRFLGKMSLHASRTLVMGDEDYQNDVHLEVVEVTPYTAVIQLTPKSDSTFTRGFAMQIRAYHDASIADIVRCDHLHQLLPKYPYPNDRMLHPDEKAQLHRFVREWLAHCDKFGKSPMNWEWPWKE
- a CDS encoding YqiA/YcfP family alpha/beta fold hydrolase is translated as MKDLLYLHGFASSPQSLKAQQTLNWYAEHHPEVTVHAPQLAISPEQAWQQIQQLVESTQPSGVLGSSLGGFYANAVHRYLKIPAVMINPAVTPANALRDHIGTNKFWHTDRYFEFSQADVDFLEGLTSDEIGAPQSLWLMVQTHDATLDFKQATERYASAKCSIEYGGDHSFVDYPRYLPAIHRFLSRFM
- the parE gene encoding DNA topoisomerase IV subunit B produces the protein MSNYTSESIEVLTGLDPVRKRPGMYTETTRPNHLAQEIIDNSVDEALAGHCNKIDVVLFKDGSMSVTDNGRGMPVDMHPEQGKPGVEVILTTLHSGGKFTNDNYQFSGGLHGVGVSVVNALSLGLEVTIRRGGEVHRMSFRDGNKASELSVIDSCGQRNTGTQVRFMPDAKYFDSPKFSLSRLRHVLRAKAVLCPGLTVNFHDEASGEKDQWFYKDGLKDYLSGRTNGWEVLPAAPFVGTFSGSSEAAEWAVQWLPEGGELTTESYVNLIPTAQGGTHVNGLRTGLLEAIREFCEFRSLMPRGIKLSPEDIWDKCSYVLSAKLADPQFSGQTKERLSSREAASFISGVAKDAFGLWLNQHTAEAEAIAEMCINNAQSRLRKAKKVTRKKVTSGPALPGKLADCSSAETERGELFLVEGDSAGGSAKQARDRIFQAILPLRGKILNTWEVDAVDVLASQTVHDVAIAIGVEPGSDNLEGLRYGKICILADADSDGLHIATLLCALFVRHFKPLVTAGHVYVSMPPLFRIDLGKEVYYALDEQEKEHILEKFRVEKKRGTPHVLRFKGLGEMNPSQLRETVMNPDTRRLIQLYVEPGDDTMGTMDMLLAKKRAGDRKTWLEDKGNLAEV
- a CDS encoding metallophosphoesterase, whose translation is MEGIVATIAQISDCHFSATTKPKFVTGCTAVLQDIAANPVDLLVVSGDIADDGCAEAYRQIGVLVKQILPNTPVVWVPGNHDDPAVMEVELGQSLVREWTLPGWKLAFLNSAVPRKVWGRIGEQQLNNFSHWLTKTADYVGIFVHHPPEPVGTEWIDPQCLRDGDDLAEIVSANQQVQWLANGHVHQEKSASFAGVDWYCTPATSRQFKAGAVDFALDKTLAPGYRRFSLNVDGSYHTEVRRVGVVD